aaaaacgaaaaaaaaacaaaaaatttgcttcccccgcttccccggattggttacttccccattgatgctgaccctatatatatatatatatatatatatatatatatatatatatatatatatatatatatatatatatatatatatatatatatatattaacattttaATACATATtcgtagtatttttttttttaaaatactcaTTTTGAATTCCAGTATTGAAAATGATAAAGCTGAAAATAAGAGTACTTTTTAAACCGTGGTCAAGAGTATGAATTCATATGCTTTACACCTAACCAAAATTAGATAAGCCAATCATCAACCAATTTTATACATTTTCACAACTATCAAGAATCAACTACTCCGTGTGTGTTTCCTACTACCGTTGTTAATCGTTAGTTGTAGCTTTTTAGACGACCCAAAGGACCCGGTTGTATGACCCTTTTGTTCTATTTGCACAAGGCAGCAAACGAGGTCCATTTATCACTTTAGTTCTAAATGATTAAATTTATATCAATCCTATTTTCCATTTTAGCATGTTTGTGTACATTTTTCAGTGTTCAGAACGACATGTTGTTAAGGGTGTCGAGTTTATTGTCAACTAGATCAACGATCAAGATTCACTAGTTGTACTTTAATTCATTGAATCAACTTGTCATCCAACTTTCATTTTATGTCCTATTTCACAATTACCAACAATCAATCAAATCACTAACGGACAAAGTTATTATAACATAAACGATAACAATAACAATTGATTTGCAATATATGGATCAATTTGCGTAGGGTACAAGTGCAGATCCTCTGAATCACATAAAAAGTTTAAAGTTTGGATTGGTGAATTAAATTGCTTTATTAacataacaattttttttttttaagatttatcAACACCCCACCAAGCCTGTACAAGCTTCCACAAAATATATAAACAGAAGATGATAGTAAATAATAAGAATGATGTGAAAAGTTAACAAAAATGTGCCCAAAATAATATACTCTACAGAAATGGTCAATTTGGTTAAAATCAATGGTGTATTGGTGTGATCAAGCAAGAACCAAAACAGGGAAATCCCTACAAGAATTTATGCATCAATACTATGTTACTTTAAGGTAAGCAGAATCCTAAAACATGTTTCCATCATGACTCCCTACTATACAACTAAAGAATTGCAACCCTTTCTTTACGAAAGTTAGAAGTCATGAAAAAATGCAACCTTTACTAACTATTTAACTTACAACTTCCCTGATGCCATTATAGCCTGAGTGCCTAAGTATCAAGTTCTATAGGACTTTGAAGGATTGGTGAATAGAGGTGGCAATCATCAGTCAATCCGAGttaattcttaaaaaaaatacTCCGTATAGTTACTTTTTTGCAAAAACCAGATTATTCTTAAAAGAATATGAGTTTGCAACCATATATGACACATTAGTAGTTTATATGGGATATACTTGATGAACAAAATGTGTTTCAGTTTGACTGGACCTAACCCATTTGACTTGGTACCCAACCCGCACATATAGTCACCTCTAGGTATATGCAGTTTATAGGATGCAGTAGAAGCTACAGAGAACCATTACACACATCATGAAACAGAATCAGCAAATTATCTGGTTTAGAAATGGGCAGAATCTAAACGCCCAAGAATGCTATAAATTATCAAATATTAAAAACTGCAATGGGAATGGATAGGTTCTTCAGAACTCAATTTGGTAAAGTAGAGTTAGGGTATGGATAACAATAATGTTGGTAGTATATTATATGATCATCCAATAGTGATCCTTAAAAAGGCATAAAAGGTGAGCGATAAGTTCTTAAGCTCCGGCTCATCTGGTCTTCTAATGTAGGTATAAGGCTTTTTTGAAATGTGGGCTGGCGTCAGGCTTTCAAAATTTCATCTGTTATGTACGTAAGAGAGGTAAGGTTTTACAGTTTTACGGTTTTACCTAAGTATGCTGTCATTCAAGGTAaccttaattaaaaaaaaatatatgaaatatcattactCACAAGTGGGCCCGGACTCGGAGACTTTAATAACCACGGTCTCTCCGCCTAGGAGAATAGTTATACCTCGATCGACTGGCAGCAGAAATCAACAGTCAATGATACTATAagtgaaatatttttttttaaaaagcaatGATTTTGATGTTAATTTAATCAGTAATACGTGCCAGATAAGCAGATAAAGAATTCTCCAAACCATTCACTTACCTAGAATTACCACTACGTCCTGAAGCATGTCTGTCATAGGCCCCATATGCATCACTTCTAATTCGTCCCTGCATGATACATACATAAAAACATAAGATGTATCTTAGTTTGAAAATGTTCTGACAAATGAAATAGCCAAATCTGTTAAACACAAGATGAATTCTTACAAGTACTAATACTAATAGTCTAATACTTAATCGATACTATGACACATTATAAATGACTATAGTGGTGATCAGCAATTTTAATAGAGTAATTGTATACCTGAGTGCTACCATAACTTCCATATCCATCATTAGGTGGCAAATCATTAGCTGCATCATATTCATAGCTGCTAGAATATAAATTTCCACGTTCATAGCCTTTATAATCTCTTCTCTCATGTTTAGGAATTTCAGTTACTTCAGGTGCAACCGGAAGATAAGGAAGAACTGGGAAAAATGTTGACACAACGCCTTCTTTTTCAAAAAGATCTCCCCTTAATCGTAAGGCTACTTGCAAGAGTGCATCCTTGGCAACATCAAGTTCTGCAGTAATCTTAtgtaaaaaaacaaaaaacaaaagggTTACCAGGTTATGCTCAACATATGTATATCAAACCCTAAGCCATAAGATATACAATACAGATGTTAACCTGGACCATCTCGTCACCTTTCTCAGCAACTTTAGGAAGGTCTTCTTTTGTAAGTACGCGGATACTAGCCTTTGTGATTCTCCTCATTTCAGAAATTTTGGCCCCGCCTTTGCCAATTAGGCAGCCAACTTGAGAGGTTGGAACAAGTAATCGGGTAGTAAAAGAAACATGACCCGAATCCCTTTCAACCCTTTCACTGCACCTGGGTTGCAGACGTATTGCGGCTTCGATAGTCGGTGAAATTGTGTCGTCAAATATCTACACACAAGCATATTAAAATCAGGTTTCGTACTTATTATTCTATCAATGTCTTAATTCAACTCAAAATTACCTCCTTTGAAGAAATTGATATTATGCAATCTTCATCATCAGCTGTTGAGCTATTGACATTAATAACTGCTCTAGATTCCTGTCTAATTTGATTGATAGTGACACCTCCCTTGCCAATTACACTGCCAACATTTGCAATAGGACAAATCATACGAAGAGAAAATTCCTTCGAAGAAACTTCTCGCCTTGGAGCTGGGTAAATCCTACGTGCCCATTCTTCAGCTTCACCTTTATATTCACCATAAGCACCAACCATTGGGCCTAAGCCCATAATTGGTGGGCCCGTGGTCATTCCCATAACAGCACCACCAGATGGATACATGTTAGTAGTGGAAGAACCAAGTGTGTGTTGAGATCGAGATGGGTTGTCATGAATACGGGATGCTATCTTGAAAAGTGCCTTTCTCACATTAGAAGCTTCACCAGATATCTAGATCATCACAACAGATCATAATCTTAACTGAATCAGTATGTAACATACAAATTTCACATAAAAAGTAATACATACAATCACACAGATTAAATCGTTTTGCCATGTGTATGTCTAAGTAACTTCAAAACATTGTTTCAATTTACCTGCACAAGTTCATCACCAGTCACTGCACATGAAGGCAAATTCCTGTCCTTCAAAATACGAATCTGTGCACCAGTGTCAGTACGTATAGATTGAACAACATGTCCACCTTTTCCAATAATACATCCAATCTGATCGGATGGCACAAGTAATCGAGCCGTAACTTGTGCTTCTTCTTCACGCATCTCATCAAGAGCCAGCTCATCAGCAACTCTATCATGCACTTTAAAAAGAGCATCTTGAGCAGGACAAACTCGATCAACATCATCAAAATCATTTGTCTCGTTACTCGCACTATATATAGTGATCACGCGCTCATCACAACCTGACACTGTCTCGCCAATTCTAATCTTCGAATTAGTTTCCGATCTCATTCGCTTCACAATATCCCCACCCTTTCCCATTATACTACCTATCTTCTTACTAGGACATAAATAGCGATACACTGTATCGTCTGAACTGATAATGATCTTATCTCTATCATCACCATTATTTTGCCTTTTACTTCTCCTATCATCATTATAATCGGATCGAGAACTGGCACGTTTTCCATACTCGTTTCTTTGACCCATAATAATCTGTACAAAACACTTCTACTATTCAAGATAATTAATCACCAATATAGCATACAACAAACGAATTCATATGTAGTACAAGCGAAATTTAATACCTAATCCTAAAATTAGATAGACAGGCAATCAAATTAAGTAATTAGCCTGTTTCAGGTAATAACATTAACGATAAGAAAGTTACACAACTGATAACAATGTAGAAGATCGATTAAACGTAAATTGAAAAACACAAATTGAAATTCAATCTGTATATAGTTTTTTAAATCGTACCTCGGTGCAATGCAGGGTTCTTTCAATTGAGAATTGAAAATTGTGACTTAAGCTGATTGAAATTGGGAAATTTAGGGTTTCTGATCTTGGTTTTCCACAACTGCAAAAGGACTTGCCCAAGACCGTACACTGAAGGGCGTAAAATATGTAAGGTACAGAAAATGACAATATGGCCCCTGTAGTTTGTATTTGTTACATAGATGCCCCCGGAAGGTTTCGTAAAAACACAGAACTTTGAAAAGAAAATGAGACGTTTTTGAAGCTTTGCGAAATAAATAATGTTCATAAACGCTTATAGATTGGATGACGATACTTAAAAGATCAATGGTACATATGTGAATCAGATGAAGAGAACTTTTAAGTTATAATAACTTTTTACATGTCGATATTCATTCTTAAATGTTATATGAACACGAGTGGTTAAAATACGAAAACTCATATAGaaataaaaatgttttcaagaAGAAGAAAAAACGTCAATAATCATGAAGAACAGAGTATAAAGTATAGGTGTGTAATTTCTCATATAAATCCTCAGTTACACCACGACTATGGTAAGGGAAGTTAATCAATATGCCATTTTTTCAAACGTTTTAACGATATGCCCTTAAAATTACGAAATTGAAAAAATACTTCCGCACCACGCAACGTGCATAGTGCTTGGTACATGGTACGAGTTGCGTGTAACATGGGTAAAACGATGTCGTAGAAATGAATCAATGACTAGGCATCACGCACCAAGCACCACACACCATACTTGGTGCTTGGTAAGTGGTGCGAGTTGCATGTACCTTGAACGATGTCATAGAAATGAATCAACGATCCAGAAGCATGCACCTAGCAGCACACACCGTGTTTTGGTGTTTGGTACGTGGTGCTAGTTGCTAGTTGTCTGTAGCCTTAGATGATGTCGTTCAAATTAATCAACGACTAAGCAACACGCACCATGCAACGTGCTTGGTGATCGGTGTGTGGTGGTGCAGGggcatttttaaaattttttaattttAAGGACATATCATTAAAACATTTAGGGAAAAGGGCATATAAATTAGTTTCCCTTACACCAATACAAAGAAGTGAGAGAAACCCAAGAACCCATTAGATGTTGATTAAGGGTCCGTTCAATTGCCTCTTAATTGAACGGTTCGACACTTAATGTTGGATCGTTCATCATTTTATGCGTTTGTTTATGACATTTCATTGACAAATGATGTTGAAAAATTCAGTAATATGTGTGAATTATTCAAAATTGTAATACTCTTTTAACCATTAAGTACGTCATTTTGCTTTAATATCCTCCTTAAAATTATATCTAGAACATTTAtcaaaaaattatatattattttatttattcaatTTTAACGtaaaaagtacatacattgatttTCATCATTCATAGACTTCGTTCAAAATGTTTATCACACAAATTTTGTTGTTTAGCACTAAATTCCGGTACAATCTTTAAATCGTTCAGTTTTTGAAACATTCACCGCTTAATTATTATGTTTAACTAAGAGCACTCTGATTAACCTTTTAACTTTGTGTTGTGAATAAAAGAAAAGCAGTGTATTATTATACGAACACGGTAACTCTTTTAAGACCGCTAAAAACTTGATGGCAGTCATGCCTTTTTGTGAATTTTCACATATAGATAGTCACACGTACCATTACTCCAAACATATATACCAAAATCTAACATATTGTTACTTTTAGAATCACCTATGATGACAGTCATATTGAACAATATCCATCTTTTGATCCACGAGCCAAAACCAGTTCCATATTCCAATAACACAAATCTGTAGAGAAAATGCGACATTTACATCATCACAACAAGTATTAAATCGGGAAAAAAATCGAAACTTGTAATATGTTATTTTCACATTCAGTAAGCACTTAAGCACTACACAGTAGAAAAAATAATAGGAAACTTCATAGCAAGACACCAAGTAAGAGTCGTTGTCCTTTATCTTGCGTAGGTTAGGCAACCAAACCAATACTCACGTTCgcaaaggttttataaatgatgcaTTACTGGACTTTAAGAGTTTAAGTTGTGTGGATAGCATGTATCTAAAGTACATATATTGAATTAGATTCGTAATTTTAGTGATGTTTGATTATGATTTGCAACATGGTACGGGTAGTTTAAAAGTTAAAATCATATACTATGGTGATGGGCTTAATTTCCTTGAGAAAATGACAATAGAAAACATGAAAACATGGCCAATATGTCCCCATATATTTGCTTATTTTCTACCTTAAATCTTTATGAAACATGAAAGAAACTTCCTTTGAAAGTTCCACTTCAACTCACCATATTTTCCAACCACATATCATGCACTAACTTCTACATTTTCTCCATACTCCTATAACGTATAACACTTGTAAATAtacatatttttacatatatataaataatataatatatctcCTATAAAACCCACAATCTGCATTATCAATCTATCACACTCCACAGGCTCTTACTTACTAACAatcatattatatagttatattatattaaaatttatcattAAGTAAGTAATCACTAATCATGCATTTTATGATACCTGAGTTCATCCAATACTTCTTCTCCCATATAATTCCTAACATGATCATCCACCCTCAATTCGCATTTGTCTTCGATCACTCCAAAGTTCAAGTTGAGAAAAACAATCAATATTCCAAATTCTTCGACAAAGTGCcttcttttaaaaacgaaagcgTAAGAGGATATGAGGTGGAGATGGTGATGAGCAATCTTGGAATCTTCTTCAAGAAAGGTGAAAACTTTTCAAAATGTTTGAGTTCTAATGATCTTTTTAACATATTCGAAGAACAAGAACCGTTATTGGACGAAGTGAAGGAAGCTTTTGATGTGTTTGATGAAAATAAAGATGGGTTTATTGATGCAAGAGAGTTGCAGAGTGTTCTTTCTGCTTTGGGATTAAAGGAGAAAGCAGCCATGGATGAGTGCAAGAAAATGATCAGTGTGTTTGATGATAACAATGATGGTAGAATAGATTTTGATGAATTTGTCAAGTTTATGGAAAACACATTCTGTTGATCGAACTCAACTTCATCTGTTTATACTACTATATGATTAAGATTAATTAAGTATTTACAAGACGTAATAATACAAAGTTCAATGCATATAAGTTTTTTCAATATTCGTTATAGATATAAAGTTTACCAAATCttcttataatattataatattttttcTTCGAATTCATATAATAACGGATCAATAGATAGTGATATTATTAATTACCAACAACtaataaaataaatactaaatTTAACAAAAATAAACACGTAAACCTAATTAAACACTACCTATCATTTAAACgaaaattaaaaaaaatcattttctagTCTTATTGTATCATTGTCTTATTCACTATTTTCACTGTTGTTCCACGTTGGTTACGATATTTCTCTTATCTTTTCACTACAAGAAAAGTGAACATTCCCGACGACACTTTTCCCGATAACATGTGTCGTCGAGATTAATACCGCAAAACGACAAAAATTCACTTCTTTGTCAGACTTTTCGTAGTTTTTTGTTGACCGACCTatcccgacgacatgtcgtcggaAAGTCGTCGCTATTAAGATACCGATTTCTTTTTCACTTTTATGTCTTGGcggcaaaaataaaaaaaaattcccgCCAACCATtccagacgacatgtcgtcgggaatgccaaccattttttatttttcctttttatgttttggcGCTTACCAGGAAAATAATTCCCGCCCAACTTACCGACGACATGTCGTCGGCATTGAtccaattcattttttttttcctttttaatgaaGATAAATTAATTTAAAACAACATTTAGAAAAAAAAAGAAATTTG
This window of the Rutidosis leptorrhynchoides isolate AG116_Rl617_1_P2 chromosome 7, CSIRO_AGI_Rlap_v1, whole genome shotgun sequence genome carries:
- the LOC139857556 gene encoding KH domain-containing protein At4g18375-like, coding for MGQRNEYGKRASSRSDYNDDRRSKRQNNGDDRDKIIISSDDTVYRYLCPSKKIGSIMGKGGDIVKRMRSETNSKIRIGETVSGCDERVITIYSASNETNDFDDVDRVCPAQDALFKVHDRVADELALDEMREEEAQVTARLLVPSDQIGCIIGKGGHVVQSIRTDTGAQIRILKDRNLPSCAVTGDELVQISGEASNVRKALFKIASRIHDNPSRSQHTLGSSTTNMYPSGGAVMGMTTGPPIMGLGPMVGAYGEYKGEAEEWARRIYPAPRREVSSKEFSLRMICPIANVGSVIGKGGVTINQIRQESRAVINVNSSTADDEDCIISISSKEIFDDTISPTIEAAIRLQPRCSERVERDSGHVSFTTRLLVPTSQVGCLIGKGGAKISEMRRITKASIRVLTKEDLPKVAEKGDEMVQITAELDVAKDALLQVALRLRGDLFEKEGVVSTFFPVLPYLPVAPEVTEIPKHERRDYKGYERGNLYSSSYEYDAANDLPPNDGYGSYGSTQGRIRSDAYGAYDRHASGRSGNSSRSRYNYSPRRRDRGY
- the LOC139859146 gene encoding probable calcium-binding protein CML46, which produces MVMSNLGIFFKKGENFSKCLSSNDLFNIFEEQEPLLDEVKEAFDVFDENKDGFIDARELQSVLSALGLKEKAAMDECKKMISVFDDNNDGRIDFDEFVKFMENTFC